In one Streptomyces marincola genomic region, the following are encoded:
- a CDS encoding methyltransferase domain-containing protein produces MTIATPSPRLAHSAEWRAAFAAVPSGAFRAEPASEGARDDSGAAGPAHARLAAMCEALHVPRAARVLDLGTGTGYGAALLSHRFGGERVVSVDADADRLAAARTRLARAGYAPELVTGPLSRGCPERAPFGGLLAAHGAAHRVPAAWVGQALPGGVVVAALGTGAVALRADGEGGASGRFLPVLAPHREPADPAVRARIPALLVPLGARAEVSLPADPAAAMPRFLGSLAQPDVAELSLIDADGRPALGLVHPATGSWARLDPRDDGTARLQWDGPRELWAERVPLLADWAAAGRPGPEAYGLTVAASGANRLWLGSPEGPGEVL; encoded by the coding sequence ATGACCATCGCCACGCCCAGCCCCCGCCTCGCGCACAGCGCCGAGTGGCGTGCCGCGTTCGCCGCCGTACCGAGTGGGGCGTTCCGCGCGGAACCGGCGTCCGAGGGCGCCCGGGACGACTCCGGGGCCGCGGGCCCGGCCCACGCCAGGCTGGCCGCGATGTGCGAGGCGCTGCACGTGCCGCGCGCGGCGCGCGTGCTCGACCTGGGCACGGGCACCGGGTACGGCGCCGCGCTGCTGAGCCACCGGTTCGGCGGCGAGCGCGTGGTCTCCGTCGACGCCGACGCCGACCGGCTCGCCGCCGCGCGCACGCGCCTGGCGCGCGCCGGGTACGCGCCGGAGCTGGTGACCGGGCCGCTGTCGCGCGGCTGTCCCGAACGCGCCCCCTTCGGCGGGCTGCTCGCCGCGCACGGCGCGGCGCACCGCGTGCCCGCCGCGTGGGTGGGCCAGGCCCTGCCGGGCGGCGTCGTGGTCGCCGCCCTCGGCACGGGGGCCGTCGCGCTGCGGGCGGACGGGGAGGGCGGCGCGTCCGGCCGGTTCCTGCCCGTGCTCGCGCCGCACCGGGAGCCGGCCGACCCCGCCGTGCGGGCGCGCATCCCCGCGCTGCTCGTCCCGCTGGGGGCCAGGGCCGAGGTGTCGCTGCCCGCGGACCCGGCGGCGGCGATGCCGCGGTTCCTCGGCTCCCTCGCCCAGCCGGACGTGGCGGAGCTGTCCCTGATCGACGCCGACGGCCGTCCCGCGCTCGGGCTCGTGCACCCGGCGACGGGGTCCTGGGCGCGGCTCGACCCCAGGGACGACGGCACGGCGCGCCTCCAGTGGGACGGCCCGCGCGAGCTGTGGGCAGAACGCGTCCCGCTGCTCGCGGACTGGGCGGCGGCCGGGCGGCCGGGCCCCGAGGCGTACGGGCTGACGGTCGCGGCCTCGGGCGCCAACCGCCTGTGGCTCGGCTCGCCCGAAGGGCCGGGCGAGGTGCTGTGA
- the map gene encoding type I methionyl aminopeptidase, whose translation MIEILNASQLSRARDTGALVADILATLRGRVAPGTNLLDIDRWTKEMITEAGALSCYVDYAPSFGRGPFGHYICTGVNDAVLHGRPHDYTLANGDLLSLDLAVSLRGLAADSAISFIVGDARPQESVRLISTTERALASGIAAARPGGRTGDISHAIGTVLGEAGYPVNTEFGGHGIGSTMHQDPHIANTGRPGRGYPLRPGLMLALEPWIMADTADLVFDADGWTLRSATGCRTAHSEHTIAITEDGVEVLTLPRQAR comes from the coding sequence ATGATCGAGATCCTCAACGCCAGCCAGCTGAGCCGGGCCAGGGACACGGGCGCGCTGGTCGCCGACATCCTGGCGACGCTGCGAGGGCGCGTCGCACCCGGCACGAACCTGCTGGACATCGACCGGTGGACCAAGGAGATGATCACCGAGGCGGGAGCGCTGTCCTGCTACGTCGACTACGCGCCCTCCTTCGGCCGCGGCCCGTTCGGCCACTACATCTGCACGGGCGTCAACGACGCCGTGCTGCACGGACGGCCGCACGACTACACGCTCGCGAACGGCGACCTGCTGTCCCTCGACCTCGCCGTCTCCCTGCGCGGGCTCGCCGCTGACTCCGCCATCAGCTTCATCGTGGGCGACGCGCGCCCCCAGGAGAGCGTCCGGCTGATCAGCACGACGGAACGCGCGCTCGCCTCCGGGATCGCCGCCGCCCGGCCGGGAGGGCGCACCGGGGACATCTCCCACGCCATCGGCACGGTACTCGGCGAGGCGGGATACCCGGTGAACACCGAGTTCGGGGGGCACGGCATCGGCTCGACGATGCACCAGGACCCGCACATCGCGAACACCGGGCGGCCCGGCCGCGGCTACCCGCTGCGGCCCGGGCTGATGCTGGCACTGGAGCCGTGGATCATGGCGGACACCGCCGACCTCGTCTTCGACGCCGACGGATGGACGCTCAGGAGCGCGACCGGCTGCCGGACCGCGCACAGCGAGCACACGATCGCCATCACCGAGGACGGGGTCGAGGTCCTCACCCTGCCGCGGCAGGCGCGGTAG
- a CDS encoding questin oxidase family protein encodes MDTTGMLDEGLQRLHRSGPERLGRLTNHAPMAIEALAARGRAGSVHRWLDRYARKLEDFPPRVEPITAASWEPALGDPRRAADWIDHFSREIAARPWREVLTEWWPRLLPGMYGGSTHPVIRVGHAVRTLLAGDGTEPRLTELAHGLGYWAARYRRVTCRLSPPAAGGASAALDAVPPIAARGGGFAARLDHVTDLPAWADAVTDPHAARDRLAELVRAATYRYATHGHGEETMLVHAATAPNAVLRTLPALPPALWAPSLRAAWAASAAVTAMYAPPEPAAFAPAGSLTPEEVFERAVRHGDEHVIKLTDTALDIGDARALAAALRCVELSEPLRWAVSCGSGTRQRQR; translated from the coding sequence ATGGATACGACGGGCATGCTCGACGAGGGGCTGCAACGACTGCACAGGTCGGGGCCGGAACGGCTCGGACGGCTCACCAACCACGCGCCGATGGCCATCGAGGCGCTGGCCGCGCGCGGCCGGGCCGGCTCGGTGCACCGGTGGCTCGACCGCTACGCGCGCAAGCTTGAGGACTTCCCGCCGAGGGTCGAGCCGATCACGGCCGCCTCCTGGGAGCCGGCCCTGGGCGACCCCCGTCGCGCCGCGGACTGGATCGACCACTTCAGCCGCGAGATCGCCGCGCGTCCCTGGCGCGAGGTGCTGACCGAGTGGTGGCCCCGGCTCCTGCCGGGCATGTACGGCGGTTCGACCCATCCGGTGATCCGGGTGGGCCACGCCGTGCGCACCCTGCTGGCCGGCGACGGCACAGAACCGCGGCTGACCGAACTCGCGCACGGCCTGGGGTACTGGGCCGCCCGGTACCGCCGCGTCACGTGCCGCCTCTCGCCGCCCGCCGCCGGAGGCGCGAGCGCCGCGCTCGACGCCGTGCCGCCGATCGCCGCACGCGGCGGCGGCTTCGCCGCCCGGCTCGACCACGTCACGGACCTGCCGGCGTGGGCGGACGCGGTCACGGATCCGCACGCGGCGCGCGACCGCCTCGCCGAGCTGGTGCGGGCGGCGACGTACCGGTATGCCACCCACGGGCACGGCGAGGAGACCATGCTGGTCCATGCGGCCACGGCCCCCAACGCCGTCCTGCGCACCCTGCCCGCGCTCCCGCCCGCCCTCTGGGCCCCGAGCCTGCGGGCGGCCTGGGCGGCCTCCGCGGCGGTCACCGCGATGTACGCGCCGCCGGAGCCGGCCGCCTTCGCCCCCGCGGGGAGCCTGACCCCGGAGGAGGTGTTCGAACGGGCCGTGCGGCACGGCGACGAGCACGTCATCAAGCTGACCGACACGGCCCTGGACATCGGTGACGCACGGGCCCTGGCGGCGGCGCTGCGCTGCGTGGAGCTGAGCGAACCGCTCCGCTGGGCGGTGTCGTGCGGGTCAGGCACGCGGCAGCGGCAACGGTAA
- a CDS encoding TetR/AcrR family transcriptional regulator, which produces MDSSPAPPGRPPAPRADRASGPAYRRLSTTERRGQLIAAAQRLFAHAAPEDVSLDDVAREAGVSRPLVYRYFPGGKQQVYETALRGAAADLELCFAVPARGPLSQRLADGLDRYLAFVDEHGEGFTALLKGGSVVETSRTTAIVDGVRRAAARQVLLHMGTGEPGPRLRMAVRTWITAVEAASLIWLDENREPPVGELRDLLVEQFIAQLVVTAGRDAQAAAVLRAAARSEPPGGRVDALVARGLAALSAAAAPEPPPPAAPAARTGAGS; this is translated from the coding sequence ATGGACAGCAGCCCCGCACCGCCGGGTCGGCCACCGGCCCCGCGAGCCGACCGGGCCTCGGGCCCGGCGTACCGCAGGCTCAGCACGACCGAGCGCCGGGGCCAGCTGATCGCCGCCGCCCAGCGCCTGTTCGCGCACGCCGCCCCCGAGGACGTGTCGCTCGACGACGTCGCCCGCGAGGCCGGGGTCTCGCGCCCCCTGGTCTACCGCTACTTCCCCGGCGGCAAGCAGCAGGTGTACGAGACCGCGCTGCGCGGCGCCGCCGCCGACCTCGAACTGTGCTTCGCCGTGCCCGCGCGCGGACCGCTCAGCCAGCGGCTCGCCGACGGGCTCGACCGCTACCTCGCGTTCGTCGACGAGCACGGCGAGGGGTTCACCGCGCTGCTCAAGGGGGGCAGCGTCGTCGAGACCTCGCGCACGACCGCGATCGTCGACGGCGTCAGGCGCGCCGCGGCCCGGCAGGTGCTGCTGCACATGGGCACCGGGGAGCCGGGGCCGCGCCTGCGCATGGCGGTGCGCACCTGGATCACCGCCGTCGAGGCGGCCTCCCTCATCTGGCTCGACGAGAACAGGGAACCACCGGTCGGGGAGCTGCGCGACCTGCTGGTCGAGCAGTTCATCGCACAGCTCGTCGTCACGGCGGGCCGCGACGCGCAGGCGGCGGCCGTGCTGCGGGCCGCGGCGCGTTCCGAACCGCCGGGCGGACGCGTGGACGCCCTCGTCGCCCGCGGTCTCGCGGCCCTCTCGGCCGCGGCGGCGCCCGAGCCCCCGCCCCCCGCGGCCCCGGCGGCGCGTACCGGAGCCGGGTCATGA
- a CDS encoding SH3 domain-containing protein, which translates to MLRHRLGRLSVSACAAAALALAAPGPAGTAGAAQEPGGRGTARGDAALRQAPARDSAVLTTASDGERVTVLCVAEGARRSAWYLVHTDHYAWASARDIAIAGRPPPWC; encoded by the coding sequence ATGCTCCGCCACCGGCTCGGCCGGCTCTCCGTCTCGGCCTGCGCCGCCGCGGCCCTCGCGCTCGCCGCGCCGGGACCGGCCGGCACGGCGGGCGCCGCCCAGGAACCGGGCGGGCGCGGCACCGCGCGCGGCGACGCCGCGCTGCGGCAGGCGCCCGCGCGGGACTCCGCGGTGCTCACGACCGCGTCGGACGGTGAACGGGTCACCGTGCTGTGCGTGGCCGAGGGGGCCCGCCGTTCCGCGTGGTACCTCGTGCACACCGACCACTACGCGTGGGCGTCCGCGCGCGACATCGCCATCGCCGGGCGCCCGCCGCCCTGGTGCTGA
- a CDS encoding sensor histidine kinase codes for MTRRWTERLSLWSTIRGRVAIVLAVPTCLLLALVGVGVADRADDWSAARESGERVRLALDVQNLVRELQREHGLTSGLLVGAGQYRPELADTRRRVDAVRAELARRVDEGTAPAFEEALADLDELTGVRAGVDDGSITRDESLTFYSEATSALNDAQLAEDPAHGDRRLTDGMAAFQALSVATEALAQERGLLNGVLVTGHFENTQYLTFAATRADRETALRTFEQLATERQRAALDAAFEIDEALLVATIEERADAHADGTALVTDPEEWWAASTALTDAFHDVQQEIGPDITRRADQLSTAATRGLVGFLALGALILGVAVALALLAARSITRPLDELTRQAEGVAGRRLPETVRAIQEAEPEEAERLGPPPPDPGSGRGAEEVTRLAAALHDVERTAVGLAAQQTVLRRNGTESLANLGHRNQALVRRQLRLITALESKELDPDALAELFELDHLATRMRRNADSLLILTGQQLPPRVWTGTAEVAEVVRSAVSEVEDYRRVTLVESEPCQIHGWAVYELSHLLAELIENALTASPPGRPVEVYGWWDSAEYCLAVVDRGSGMTEEELARANARLAGRDNFLVAPTRFLGHYVVGTIAARLGVQVEVRHTQSAPTTAAARGAGVSAYVALPPRVLSQEAEAESHSASLPV; via the coding sequence ATGACGCGACGATGGACGGAGCGGCTCTCGCTCTGGAGCACCATCCGGGGCCGGGTGGCCATCGTGCTCGCCGTGCCCACCTGCCTCCTCCTCGCCCTGGTCGGGGTCGGCGTGGCGGACCGGGCCGACGACTGGTCGGCGGCGCGCGAGAGCGGCGAACGGGTGCGGCTCGCGCTCGACGTGCAGAACCTCGTCCGTGAACTCCAGCGCGAGCACGGGCTCACCAGCGGCCTCCTGGTCGGCGCCGGCCAGTACCGGCCGGAGCTCGCCGACACCCGCCGCCGGGTCGACGCCGTACGCGCCGAGCTGGCGCGGCGGGTCGACGAGGGCACCGCACCGGCGTTCGAGGAGGCGCTCGCCGACCTCGACGAGCTGACCGGCGTGCGCGCGGGCGTCGACGACGGCTCGATCACCCGCGACGAGAGCCTGACGTTCTACTCGGAGGCCACCAGCGCGCTCAACGACGCGCAGCTGGCCGAGGACCCCGCCCACGGCGACCGGCGGCTGACCGACGGCATGGCCGCGTTCCAGGCCCTGTCCGTGGCCACCGAGGCGCTCGCGCAGGAGCGCGGGCTGCTGAACGGCGTCCTGGTCACCGGCCACTTCGAGAACACCCAGTACCTCACCTTCGCCGCCACCCGCGCCGACCGCGAAACGGCCCTGCGCACGTTCGAGCAGCTGGCCACCGAGCGGCAGCGCGCCGCGCTCGACGCCGCGTTCGAGATCGACGAGGCACTGCTCGTCGCCACGATCGAGGAACGGGCCGACGCGCACGCCGACGGCACCGCGCTGGTCACCGACCCCGAGGAGTGGTGGGCGGCGTCGACCGCGCTGACCGACGCGTTCCACGACGTGCAGCAGGAGATCGGCCCCGACATCACCCGGCGCGCCGACCAGCTGAGCACGGCCGCGACCCGGGGGCTCGTCGGCTTCCTCGCGCTCGGCGCGCTGATCCTCGGGGTGGCCGTCGCCCTCGCCCTCCTCGCGGCCCGTTCCATCACCCGGCCCCTGGACGAGCTGACCAGGCAGGCCGAGGGCGTCGCCGGCCGCCGCCTGCCCGAGACGGTCCGCGCGATCCAGGAGGCGGAGCCCGAGGAGGCGGAACGGCTCGGACCGCCGCCGCCCGACCCCGGCTCGGGGCGCGGCGCCGAGGAGGTGACCCGGCTGGCCGCCGCACTCCACGACGTGGAGCGCACCGCCGTCGGCCTGGCCGCCCAGCAGACCGTGCTGCGCCGCAACGGCACCGAGTCGCTGGCCAACCTCGGGCACCGCAACCAGGCGCTCGTGCGCCGCCAGCTGCGGCTCATCACCGCGCTTGAGAGCAAGGAACTCGACCCGGACGCGCTCGCCGAACTGTTCGAACTCGACCACCTCGCGACCCGCATGCGCCGCAACGCGGACTCGCTGCTGATCCTCACGGGACAGCAGCTGCCGCCCCGCGTGTGGACCGGCACCGCCGAGGTCGCCGAGGTCGTGCGGTCGGCCGTGTCCGAGGTGGAGGACTACCGGCGGGTGACGCTCGTGGAGTCCGAGCCGTGCCAGATCCACGGCTGGGCGGTGTACGAACTGTCGCACCTGCTGGCCGAGTTGATCGAGAACGCGCTCACCGCCTCGCCGCCGGGGCGCCCGGTCGAGGTCTACGGCTGGTGGGACTCGGCCGAGTACTGCCTCGCGGTGGTCGACCGCGGCAGCGGCATGACCGAGGAGGAACTGGCCCGCGCCAACGCGCGCCTGGCGGGCCGCGACAACTTCCTGGTCGCGCCCACCCGCTTCCTCGGCCACTACGTCGTCGGCACCATCGCCGCCCGCCTCGGCGTGCAGGTCGAGGTGCGGCACACGCAGAGCGCCCCGACCACCGCGGCGGCCCGCGGCGCCGGGGTCTCCGCCTACGTCGCGCTGCCGCCGCGGGTGCTCAGCCAGGAGGCCGAGGCCGAGAGCCACTCCGCCTCGCTGCCCGTCTGA
- a CDS encoding helix-turn-helix domain-containing protein — MVRLPLTPAEVERGQRLGALLRRARGERSMLDIALDARVSPETLRKIESGRVATPAFSTIAAIADVLGLSLDAVWAEISRPEREVAPVGSGPGAPRGVASRAS, encoded by the coding sequence ATGGTCAGGTTGCCGCTCACTCCCGCAGAGGTCGAACGCGGACAGCGCCTCGGCGCCCTCCTGCGCCGGGCCAGAGGAGAGCGTTCGATGCTCGACATCGCGCTCGACGCGCGGGTCTCACCCGAGACCTTGAGAAAGATCGAGTCGGGCCGTGTGGCCACCCCCGCCTTCTCCACCATCGCGGCGATCGCCGATGTCCTCGGCCTCTCCCTCGACGCGGTGTGGGCCGAGATCAGCCGGCCGGAACGCGAGGTGGCGCCGGTCGGTTCAGGGCCGGGCGCGCCGCGGGGGGTGGCCTCGCGGGCCTCGTAG
- a CDS encoding AurF N-oxygenase family protein yields MTPPANGAPPDSPSAPPRAAGPTALADRERVAERLLAASARHSFDPDRDLDWNAPWQEGLWYWPPELVSLYDTPLWYRMSEEQRIDLSRHESAALASLGIWFEMILMQLLVRHVYDKPATSAHVRYALTEIADECRHSMMFARAIQRGGTPAYPPARAHHNVARVFKTLSTTPGSFAATLLGEEVLDWMQRLTFPDERVQPLIRGVTRIHVIEEARHVRYAREELRRQMATAPAWERELTRVCCGEFARIFSVAFVNPQVYTNVGLDQAEAVAQVRTSAHRRTVMREGARRLTDFLDEVGLLRGAGRRMWRSSGLLAA; encoded by the coding sequence ATGACTCCCCCCGCGAACGGCGCGCCCCCCGACTCCCCGTCCGCCCCGCCGCGTGCGGCGGGCCCCACCGCGCTGGCGGACCGGGAGCGGGTAGCGGAACGCCTCCTCGCCGCGTCCGCCCGCCACTCCTTCGACCCCGACCGCGATCTCGACTGGAACGCACCCTGGCAGGAGGGCCTGTGGTACTGGCCCCCCGAGCTGGTCTCCCTCTACGACACGCCCCTGTGGTACCGGATGTCCGAGGAGCAGCGGATCGACCTCTCCCGGCACGAGTCGGCCGCGCTCGCCTCGCTCGGCATCTGGTTCGAGATGATCCTGATGCAGCTGCTGGTCCGGCACGTCTACGACAAGCCGGCCACCAGCGCCCACGTCCGCTACGCGCTCACCGAGATCGCGGACGAGTGCCGCCACTCGATGATGTTCGCACGTGCGATCCAACGCGGCGGGACGCCCGCCTACCCGCCCGCCCGGGCGCACCACAACGTCGCGCGCGTCTTCAAAACGCTCTCCACCACGCCGGGATCGTTCGCCGCCACCCTGCTCGGCGAGGAGGTGCTGGACTGGATGCAGCGGCTCACGTTCCCCGACGAGCGCGTCCAGCCGCTGATCAGAGGGGTCACGCGGATTCACGTGATCGAGGAGGCGCGGCACGTCAGGTACGCGCGCGAGGAGCTGCGCCGCCAGATGGCGACCGCGCCCGCCTGGGAACGCGAGCTGACCCGCGTCTGCTGCGGCGAGTTCGCCCGCATCTTCTCCGTCGCGTTCGTGAACCCCCAGGTGTACACGAACGTCGGCCTCGACCAGGCGGAGGCCGTCGCCCAGGTGCGGACGAGCGCGCACCGGCGCACGGTGATGCGGGAGGGCGCGCGCCGCCTGACGGACTTCCTCGACGAGGTCGGCCTGCTGCGCGGCGCGGGCCGCCGCATGTGGCGCAGCTCCGGACTGCTCGCGGCCTGA
- a CDS encoding glycoside hydrolase family 5 protein, translating into MSKTRIRTLLAGLAAALLGLALAVPAALAGPPGAAAVGLRVVDGRLQESNGIDFLIRGVNHPHAWYTGETQSFADIKAKGANTVRVVLSSGHQWAETGVAEVESIVAECKANRLICVLEVHDTTGYPEASAAVSLAEAAQYWLRVRSALEGEEDHILVNIGNEPFGNTEYERWTAETRAAVATLRDAGYEHTLVVDAPNWGQDWTHTMRDNAAAVYEADPTGNLVFSIHMYGVYTSEQVVRDYLTSFVDARLPIMVGEFGHNHSDGDPDEAAIMAVTRELGLGYIGWSWSGNSAEVAYLDLVNGFDPDSLTPWGERFFDGPDGIAETSEEATVYSGS; encoded by the coding sequence TTGTCCAAGACCCGAATCCGTACCCTGCTGGCCGGCCTCGCCGCCGCGCTGCTCGGCCTGGCGCTCGCGGTGCCCGCGGCGCTCGCCGGGCCGCCGGGCGCCGCGGCCGTCGGCCTGCGCGTCGTCGACGGCCGCTTGCAGGAGAGCAACGGCATCGACTTCCTCATCCGCGGCGTCAACCACCCGCACGCGTGGTACACCGGCGAGACCCAGTCGTTCGCCGACATCAAGGCGAAGGGCGCCAACACCGTCCGCGTGGTGCTGAGCAGCGGCCACCAGTGGGCCGAGACCGGCGTCGCCGAGGTCGAGAGCATCGTGGCCGAGTGCAAGGCCAACCGCCTCATCTGCGTGCTTGAGGTGCACGACACCACCGGCTACCCGGAGGCGTCCGCGGCCGTGTCCCTCGCCGAGGCCGCCCAGTACTGGCTGCGCGTGCGGTCCGCGCTTGAGGGCGAGGAGGACCACATCCTCGTCAACATCGGCAACGAGCCCTTCGGCAATACCGAGTACGAGCGCTGGACGGCCGAGACCCGGGCGGCCGTCGCCACGCTGCGCGACGCGGGCTACGAGCACACCCTCGTCGTCGACGCGCCGAACTGGGGCCAGGACTGGACCCACACCATGCGGGACAACGCCGCGGCCGTGTACGAGGCCGACCCGACGGGCAACCTGGTGTTCTCCATCCACATGTACGGCGTCTACACCTCGGAGCAGGTGGTGCGGGACTACCTGACCTCGTTCGTGGACGCCCGGCTGCCCATCATGGTCGGCGAGTTCGGCCACAACCACTCCGACGGCGACCCGGACGAGGCCGCCATCATGGCCGTCACCAGGGAACTCGGCCTCGGCTATATCGGCTGGTCGTGGAGCGGCAACAGCGCCGAGGTGGCCTACCTCGACCTCGTGAACGGCTTCGACCCCGACTCCCTCACCCCCTGGGGCGAGCGGTTCTTCGACGGGCCCGACGGCATCGCGGAGACCTCGGAGGAGGCGACGGTCTACAGCGGTTCCTGA